The Pirellulales bacterium genome segment GAGAATACAAACTTGGAATTCCCTCCCGTGAAACGCGATGCGTCGATCAATGTGTGCATATTTTGCCTGCTCGTGGCGCTGGCGGTTCTCGGGCGCTGGCTCGGGGCGCGGGACGAGGGGTTGGGGATTGCCCCGAATTTCACGCCGATCGCGGCCGTCGGGCTGTTTGCGGGGTACTTTTTCGTGCGCGGCGCGGTGGCCTTGCTGGTTCCCCTTACGGCGCTTGTGATCAGCAATTTCTGTCTCGAGTCGTACGGAAGCTGGCTGATGATGGCGACCGTCTACGGCTCGTTTCTCGTCGCGCCGCTGTTGGGGCGAGCGCTGCGAGCGAATCGCAGCATGGTCAAGGTGGTCGTTGCCGTCGTGCTGCCGGCGGTCGTTTTCTATCTCACGACGAATCTGGCCCAGTGGATCGTCGATGGGCAGTACGCCCGCTCGATGTACAGC includes the following:
- a CDS encoding DUF6580 family putative transport protein — encoded protein: MKRDASINVCIFCLLVALAVLGRWLGARDEGLGIAPNFTPIAAVGLFAGYFFVRGAVALLVPLTALVISNFCLESYGSWLMMATVYGSFLVAPLLGRALRANRSMVKVVVAVVLPAVVFYLTTNLAQWIVDGQYARSMYSRDWSGLAACYSAGIPFFRWMFEGDLFFSAILFGAYSLAILGQPRRLVRQPLPVKRFR